The window GCCGATCTGCACGTGCTTGCCGTCGGCGCTGGTGTGGATCGAGGAGGGCGTGATGCCGGGCATGATGTTGCCGGTGCGCTCGCGGATAAAACCGAACACATCGAACTCGGGCACCATGCTTTCCATCATTGCGAAAATCGCTTCATACAACGCAACGTCGACCACTTGGCCCACGCCACCGTTGACCTCGCGATGACGCAGCGCCATCAATGCGCCAATCACGCCCCATAGCGCGGCAATCGAATCACCAATGGAAATCCCGGTGCGCACCGGTGGCCGGTCTTCGAAACCGGTGATGTAGCGCAGACCGCCCATGGATTCGCCCACCGCGCCGAAGCCCGGCTGATCTTTCATCGGCCCGGTCTGACCGAAACCGGACAGGCGCACCATTACCAGTTTCGGGTTCAGCGCGTGCAGGGTTTCCCAGCTCAGGCCGAGTTTTTCCAGTACGCCGGGGCGGAAGTTCTCGATGAGGATGTCGGCTTCACTGAGCAGTTTTTTCAGGATCGCCAAACCATCGGGATGCTTGAGATTCAGCGTCAGCGACTTTTTGTTGCGTGCCTGAACGAACCACCACAACGAGGTGCCTTCGTACAATTTGCGCCACTTGCGCAGTGGGTCACCGCCGTCCGGCGATTCGATCTTGATCACTTCAGCGCCGAACTCGCCGCAAATCCGTGAAGCAAACGGCCCGGCGATCAACGTACCCAATTCAATGACTTTCACACCGCTGAGCGGTTTGTTGGCGAACGGCATACTGAATCCTGTAGGACAAGGCTGAACGGATACAGCGTTTTAACATAGCCGGCTGTCAGGCGCCCAAAGTTGATCGCCATCAATTCGATGATTGCCTACAGCATCGGTTAGACTTGCCGACTTTCCTCGTATCAAGAAGCCCGTTCATGGCCCAGCCGTCCACTACCTATAAATTCGAACTGAACCTCACCGACCTCGACCGCAGTGTCTACGAGAGCGTCAAGCAGACGATCGCCCGTCACCCTTCGGAGACCGAAGAGCGCATGACCGTGCGGCTGCTGGCCTACGCGCTCTGGTACAACGAGCAGTTGTCGTTTGGCCGTGGTCTGTCGGACGTGGATGAACCTGCGCTGTGGGAAAAGAGCCTGGATGATCGTGTTCTGCACTGGATCGAAGTTGGCCAGCCAGATGCCGATCGCCTGACCTGGTGCTCGCGTCGCACCGAACGCACCAGTCTGCTCGCCTACGGCAGCCTGCGCGTCTGGGAAACCAAAGTGATTCCGGCGATCAAGAACCTGAAAAACGTCAACATCGCCGCCGTCCCGCAGGAAGTGCTGGAGACCTTGGCCAAGGACATGCCTCGCGTTATCAAGTGGGACGTGATGATCAGCGAAGGGACGATCTTCGTCACCGACGACCGTGGTCAGCACGAAGTCCAGTTGCAATGGCTACAAGGCGAGCGCGGCTGAGCCCTCGCCCTCAACTGATTAATCACACGTATTAAAGAGAAGTCTCCGTCACCCCATGCGTATCGAACCTCGTCAACTGCCTGCCACTCTGCCATTTCTTGGTGATATCCCGCCGCTGCTGACCCGCCTGTACGCGGCGCGGGGCGTGCAGTCCGAGGCGGAGCTGGATAAAAGTCTGGCGCGGTTGATTCCGTTCCAGCAGCTCAAGGGCATCGACGCAGCGGTGGACTTGTTGGTGACCGCGCTGGAACAACGCCAGCGCATCCTCATCGTCGGCGACTTCGACGCGGACGGCGCGACAGCCAGTACCGTCGGCGTGCTCGGCCTGCGACTGTTGGGCGCGGCGCATGTCGATTATCTAGTGCCGAACCGTTTTGAATATGGCTACGGCCTGACCCCGGAAATCGTCGAAGTCGCCATGACCCGTGAGCCGCAGTTGCTGATCACGGTCGACAACGGTATCTCCAGCGTCGAAGGCGTCGCCGCCGCCAAGCGTCATGGGCTCAAAGTGCTGATCACTGACCACCACTTGCCCGGCGACGAACTGCCGCTGGCCGATGCGCTGGTCAACCCGAATCAGCCGGGCTGCGAATTCCCGAGCAAGGCGCTGGCCGGGGTCGGGGTGATTTTCTATGTGTTGATGGCATTGCGTGCGCGCTTGCGCAGTCTTGGTTGGTACGAGAGCAAGCCGCAGCCGAATATCGGCGAACTGCTGGATCTGGTGGCACTGGGCAGCGTCGCCGACGTGGTGCCGTTGGACGCTAACAACCGAATCCTGGTGCATCAAGGTCTGGAGCGGATTCGTGCCGGTCGCGCACGGCCGGGGATCAAAGCGATCCTTGAAGTGGCCAAGCGAGACGCTGCACGCATTACCTCTACCGATCTCGGTTTTATCGTCGGCCCGCGCCTGAACGCCGCCGGGCGTCTGGATGACATGAGCCTGGGCATTGAATGCCTGCTCACCGCCGACGCCAATATGGCGCGGGAAATGGCCGCACAACTGGATGGCATGAACCAGGATCGCAAATCCATCGAGCAGGGCATGCAGCGTGAAGCGCTGGCGCAGCTCAAGGACTTGCCGGTCGAATCGATGCCGTTTGGTCTGTGCCTGTTTGATCCGGAATGGCACCAGGGCGTTATCGGTATTCTCGCCTCGCGGATGAAAGAGCGTTATTTCCGCCCGACCATCGCCTTCGCTGATGCTGGCGACGGCCTGCTCAAGGGCTCGGGGCGTTCGGTGCAGGGCTTTCATATCCGCGATGCCTTGAGCGTGGTAGCGGCGCAGCATCCGGAGTTGATCAGCAAGTACGGTGGCCATGCGATGGCCGCGGGTCTGACCTTGCCGCAGGAGAATTTTCCGTTGTTTGCCGAGGCATTCGACGCTGAAGTCCGTAGGCAACTTCGCGAAGAAGATCTGACCGGGCGCTTGCTCTCGGACGGCACGCTGGCGGTTGAAGAGTTTCACCTTGAACTGGCTCGCGCCCTGCGTCACGCCGGACCTTGGGGGCAGCACTTCCCGGAGCCGCTGTTTCACGGTGTGTTCCAGTTGGTCGAGCAGCGGGTCGTGGGCGAACGGCACCTGAAAGTGGTGCTGAAAAGCGAATGCGGGTCGGTGAAGCTCGACGGTATTGCGTTCGGTATCGACCGCGAGGTCTGGCCGAATCCGACCATTCAATGGGTTGAGCTGGCTTACAAACTCGATGTGAACGAGTTCCGGGGCAACGAAACCGTGCAACTGATGATTGCCCACATCGAACCGCGTTGACGCCATTCGCGAGCAGGCTCGCTCCCACAGGTACGGTGTTGTCTTTGTGGGAGCGAGCCTGCTCGCGAAAGCACCCTTTCACACACTGAATCACTCTGAACCCTCCCTCATCCCCGGTTGTCGACTAGGCTCTAAGCACTGCTTGATTGGCCTTGTGACGTCTTGTCGATTTTTTTGCCCGCGGGGGCGGGTGCTGTACCTTTTTCTGTCACTCGTCGACTTTTCAAACAGAACCCTGGAGCCTGCCCACTGATTCGAGAGGTGCCCCATGAGTCTGCTGCTTGAACCCTTTACCCTGCGCCAACTGATCTTGCCCAACCGCATCGCCGTATCACCCATGTGCCAGTATTCCAGCGTCGATGGCCTGGCCAACGACTGGCACCTGGTCCACCTCGGTAGCCGCGCGGTGGGTGGCGCCGGCTTGGTATTCACCGAAGCCACGGCAGTCACCGCCGACGGACGGATAACCGCCGAAGACCTCGGCCTGTGGAACGACGAACAGATCGAACCGCTGCAACGCATCACCCGCTTCATCACGTCTCAGGGCGCTGTCGCCGGCATCCAGCTGGCCCACGCCGGGCGCAAGGCCAGCACCCATCGGCCGTGGATTGGCAAGCACGGCAGCGTCAAACTCGACGATGGCGGCTGGACCCCGGTCGGGCCTTCGCCGATTGCCTTTGACCCGCAACACACACAACCGAAACAGCTCGATGAGGGGCAGGTAGCCGAGGTCATTCAGGCGTTTGTCGATGCCGCCAAACGTGCGTTGACGGCGGGGTTCAGTGTGGTTGAAGTGCATGCCGCGCACGGTTATCTGCTGCATCAGTTTCTTTCGCCGCTGAGCAATCAACGTCGCGATCAGTACGGCGGTTCGTTCGAAAACCGCATTCGGCTGGTACTGCAAGTCACCGAAGCCGTCCGCGCTGTCTGGCCGGAGGAATTGCCGCTGTTTGTCCGCGTGTCGGCCACCGACTGGGTCGAGGACGGCTGGAACCCGGACGAAACCGTTGAGCTGGCGCGACGTCTGCACACCCTGGGCGCGGATCTGATTGACGTTTCGTCCGGAGGCACCGCCGCCAACGCCGAGATTCCCGTAGGACCGGGCTACCAGACGCGTTTCGCCGAACGTGTACGCAAAGAGTCAGGCATCGCCACCGGCACTGTGGGAATGATTACCGAACCTGCGCAAGCCGAACACATCCTGCGTACCTGTCAGGCCGACATCATCTTTCTCGCCCGTGAACTGCTGCGTGATCCTTACTGGCCGCTGCATGCCGATGATGACCTCGGTGGACGCAAAGCGGTGTGGCCGGCGCAGTATCAGCGCGCGACTCATCGTGATCAGCCGATTCATGAGTCTGATTTGCGCGATTGATTGATTTTCATCTTTTGATTATGCAGTGCCTGGGGAGCCGCCATCGCTGGCAAGCCAGCTCCCACAGGTTTTGTGTTGAAACACGGCCAACGTGTCAACGTTGAACACTGTGGGAGCTGGCTTGCCAGCGATGAGGCCCGTCCAGGCACCTCAAGTCATCAAGGATACTTACGCTTGTCCGGCGCCGGCGGGAAGTACTGGTACAACCAGGTCTCGCTCAACGTGCGGTCATTGGTGCGAATGAACAACCGCAGCTCCACCGGCTCAACGCTGTCACTGGTCGGATACCAGTCGAACAGGATCCGGTAACCCTTGATGTCATCCAGCACCAACACGCTGAAGTCCTGCACCTTGCCGTTCGAGCAGGTCACCACCGGTTCGATCCCGGTGCCCTGCGGCAGGCGATCCAGGCCGCCACCGGTGAAGTCCACGGCAAAGCGACGGGCCCAGACTGGCGGATAATGCTCGCCCGGCGCCCAGCCTTCGGTGAACCCCCCCATGCCGGAACGGGTGGCATGCACTCGCGCCAACGGCGTACCCACTGGCGGCAGTGCGCTCCAGTAAAGCTTGTAGCCATAGTTCAGCGAATCCCCGGCGGCCACCGGTTTTTTCGGTGTCCAGAACGCCACGATGTTATCGAGGGTTTCGCCGGTTGTAGGAATTTCCAGCAGATCGATAGAGCCTTCGCCCCATGCGGTTGTAGGTTCTACCCACAGACTCGGGCGCTTGCTGTACCAGTCGACGGTGTCCTGATAGTTGGCAAACTCGTGATCGGTCTGCACCAGGCCAAAACCTTTCGGATCAGTGTCGGCAAACGCGTTGAATTGCAGAGTCGCCGGGTTGTTCAGCGGTCGACAGATCCATTCGCCGTTGCCGCGCCACATCGCCAGGCGATCCGAATCATGGATCTGCGGGTGAATGGTGTCGCACATGCGGCGCTCGTGGGTGCCGCAGCTGAACATGCTGGTCATCGGCGAGATACCCAGTTGCTCAATGGCCGTGCGCGCATTGATGTGCGCGTCGACTTCCATCACCACGCGCTCGGCCTGGCAATCGATGTCAAAGCGGTACGCGCCAGTGGCGCTCGGCGAATCGAGCAGGGCGTAGACCACGAACCGCGTGGCGTTCTTGTCCGGTGTCTCGAACCAGAACTTGGTGAAGTCAGGGAATTCTTCGCGTTTTTTCGCGTAAGTGTCGATCGCCAGACCGCGTGCGGAGAGGCCATATTGGCCAGTCGCATCCACTGCACGGAAATAGCTGGCGCCGAGGAACGACAGCACGTCATGTCGATCCAGCTCCGGCGCCTTGAACAGCTTGAAGCCGGCAAAACCCAAGTCGCCTTTCAACTGTTGAGTGTCGACCGAGGTGTTTTCATAGTTGAACAACGCCGGGCGGAAATGCACCTCGCGGGCGGTACGGGTCTTGGCATCGACGCTATACATGCGCACCGGCTGACGGAAACCCATGCCAACGTGGAAGAACTGCACGTCCAGTTGGCCCTTGTTCTCCTTCCACAACGAATGCTCGCCGTCGTAGCGGATCGCGTTGAAGTTTTGCGGGGTCATGGTCGCCAAGGTCGGCGGCAACACCTGCTTGGTGTCCTGATAGCCGTTGCCGGCCAATTGTTTGGCCTGACGCTTGAGCGCTTCGAAGTCAAAGGCCTGAGCCTCGCCATCAGCCGCGCCACCATTGCCAGCCCAGGCACGGCTAGCCAGCAGGCCGGTGGCCGACAGACCGGTGTAAGCCGCAATGGCCATGGACGCTTTGAGCAAATTCCTGCGGTGCATAAATACAACCTGTCGTGTGCAATCCCGCGCCTTTCCTGGCACGTGCTGGATCAGAAATTACGGTTCGGACAAGCCTTCGGCCAAACGCAACGGACTATAAACAGATGCCGGCTAGCTTAAACGGTTCGATTGTCGAGCAGAAATGATTGATTACAAGGCTCAATCTGGCAATGAAACAAGACATGTCAGTATTTTTTCCGACAGGGCTTTCTGAATTACACGGCATATCTGCTTTTTTCGACTAATTACTCTAAATAACCCTTTTCAGCGCCGATTTAATTTCTATTCTATGGGCATGACCGGTCGCGAACCTTCAGACCGGTGGGGCACACGACGCTGCTGAAAGGGGCAGGGCGATGTGGTTGTTGAGCAGTTCTTTGACGTATTAGAGAAGGACATCGTCCATGGCAAAAATACAAGGCATCACCGACATGTTGGGCATCTTTCCCTGCCTCGGCAGCGGCCGCAAAAGACGCCGGCTCAGCTCTGATGAGCTGAAGCTGGTGGAGCGTTATCGAGAGCTTTCGGAGAGCGACCGGATCGCGATGAGGTACCTGGTGGATGCGATGAGGAGTGTTTCGCGGTTTTGAGTGGAAATAAAAAGGGGCGGACTTAAAGGTCTGCCCCTTTTTATTTGGATCAGCTACACGTTCCCAATACTGGATACGGCCGCTGGCCGTGCATCAACTCCGGCGCATCCCGCCATTTGACCCACGCCTGCTGTTGCCAGTGCAGCAACGGCACAGTAACGCCTGCCCAATGCATTGAGCTCAAGCTCGGGTGGTTTTCCACAGGGCTTGATTGGGTTTCGCGCAGCGTCGGGATCACTTCATGGCTCAGCCATTGGCGCAGGTGTCGGTTTTCCGGGACGAAGTGATGGACGAGCAGGGCGTACAGGCCGGATTCGCTGACCATCGCGCAATCGATAATTTCGCCATCCCGACGCAGGAGGACATGGCGGCGCTGATCGGGATCGAGTTTCAGGGTGAGGCGTTCGTTTAGCGGATAGCCCATCAGACGACCGAGATCCTGAACACAGAACCAGGCTTCGTGGTCTTGCATGAAGGCGTGGAGGAAGCGGTTGTGGCGGGTGAAGATTGTGGGGGTGAAGAAGTCAGAACTTTCAGAAAGATTTTGGACGTGGTTAGGCATTTGTCGACTCCAATGTTGAGAATAGAGCCGCCACTCAAATGAGTGCGGTCACGCCGTTTTGATATTTACTCCGGCTCCGACACCGGGCCGCTGATTTCGCCGCCGAGAGAAAGCCTATCGGCTAGCCACCCAAGACGCCAAGTCGGCTCTATCGATACCTTCTGTAGGAAGGCGGGCTTATTTCTGAAGGCAGTATCTGTAGGAAATGCCTGATTTTGTAGTGTCAGCAGCAACCGACCGCCCAAGCCTTAGTTTTTCCTTTATCTATTTGGGTCCACGGAATGAACTGCATGGGTGCCACCAGGGCTAAGAGGTCGAGGCCTGCAATACGGTAAAAATAATCCTGCGATAAGCGGCGGTTGCGGATATCTCGATCAAGTAATACGTTGTTCCATTGAGTAATACTTTAGGGGTATGACATGTCGACGACCATGACCAGCAAGGGGCAAGTCACAATTCCCAAGCCAATTCGTGATGCTTTGCATCTTACGCCGGGCTCGGCCATTGAGTTCAGCGTCAACGATCATGGCGAAGTGGTTCTGCATAGTGCTAAGCGCGAATCGGGAAAAGCGCGAGCTCCTGATCGATTTGATGCCGTAAGGGGCAAAGCCGATATCAAATGGCGAACCG of the Pseudomonas sp. Seg1 genome contains:
- a CDS encoding CaiB/BaiF CoA-transferase family protein — its product is MPFANKPLSGVKVIELGTLIAGPFASRICGEFGAEVIKIESPDGGDPLRKWRKLYEGTSLWWFVQARNKKSLTLNLKHPDGLAILKKLLSEADILIENFRPGVLEKLGLSWETLHALNPKLVMVRLSGFGQTGPMKDQPGFGAVGESMGGLRYITGFEDRPPVRTGISIGDSIAALWGVIGALMALRHREVNGGVGQVVDVALYEAIFAMMESMVPEFDVFGFIRERTGNIMPGITPSSIHTSADGKHVQIGANGDAIFQRFMRVIGREDLANDPTLASNDGRDLRRDELYGVIDRWVNALPLQTVLDLLNQAEVPVSRIFSAEDMLSDPQYLAREMFLHAKLPDGKPFKMPGIVPKLSETPGSSEWVGPQLGEHNAQVLHDLGYDEQQIARLREDGAI
- a CDS encoding YaeQ family protein encodes the protein MAQPSTTYKFELNLTDLDRSVYESVKQTIARHPSETEERMTVRLLAYALWYNEQLSFGRGLSDVDEPALWEKSLDDRVLHWIEVGQPDADRLTWCSRRTERTSLLAYGSLRVWETKVIPAIKNLKNVNIAAVPQEVLETLAKDMPRVIKWDVMISEGTIFVTDDRGQHEVQLQWLQGERG
- the recJ gene encoding single-stranded-DNA-specific exonuclease RecJ, yielding MRIEPRQLPATLPFLGDIPPLLTRLYAARGVQSEAELDKSLARLIPFQQLKGIDAAVDLLVTALEQRQRILIVGDFDADGATASTVGVLGLRLLGAAHVDYLVPNRFEYGYGLTPEIVEVAMTREPQLLITVDNGISSVEGVAAAKRHGLKVLITDHHLPGDELPLADALVNPNQPGCEFPSKALAGVGVIFYVLMALRARLRSLGWYESKPQPNIGELLDLVALGSVADVVPLDANNRILVHQGLERIRAGRARPGIKAILEVAKRDAARITSTDLGFIVGPRLNAAGRLDDMSLGIECLLTADANMAREMAAQLDGMNQDRKSIEQGMQREALAQLKDLPVESMPFGLCLFDPEWHQGVIGILASRMKERYFRPTIAFADAGDGLLKGSGRSVQGFHIRDALSVVAAQHPELISKYGGHAMAAGLTLPQENFPLFAEAFDAEVRRQLREEDLTGRLLSDGTLAVEEFHLELARALRHAGPWGQHFPEPLFHGVFQLVEQRVVGERHLKVVLKSECGSVKLDGIAFGIDREVWPNPTIQWVELAYKLDVNEFRGNETVQLMIAHIEPR
- a CDS encoding NADH:flavin oxidoreductase/NADH oxidase yields the protein MSLLLEPFTLRQLILPNRIAVSPMCQYSSVDGLANDWHLVHLGSRAVGGAGLVFTEATAVTADGRITAEDLGLWNDEQIEPLQRITRFITSQGAVAGIQLAHAGRKASTHRPWIGKHGSVKLDDGGWTPVGPSPIAFDPQHTQPKQLDEGQVAEVIQAFVDAAKRALTAGFSVVEVHAAHGYLLHQFLSPLSNQRRDQYGGSFENRIRLVLQVTEAVRAVWPEELPLFVRVSATDWVEDGWNPDETVELARRLHTLGADLIDVSSGGTAANAEIPVGPGYQTRFAERVRKESGIATGTVGMITEPAQAEHILRTCQADIIFLARELLRDPYWPLHADDDLGGRKAVWPAQYQRATHRDQPIHESDLRD
- a CDS encoding glucan biosynthesis protein D, whose amino-acid sequence is MHRRNLLKASMAIAAYTGLSATGLLASRAWAGNGGAADGEAQAFDFEALKRQAKQLAGNGYQDTKQVLPPTLATMTPQNFNAIRYDGEHSLWKENKGQLDVQFFHVGMGFRQPVRMYSVDAKTRTAREVHFRPALFNYENTSVDTQQLKGDLGFAGFKLFKAPELDRHDVLSFLGASYFRAVDATGQYGLSARGLAIDTYAKKREEFPDFTKFWFETPDKNATRFVVYALLDSPSATGAYRFDIDCQAERVVMEVDAHINARTAIEQLGISPMTSMFSCGTHERRMCDTIHPQIHDSDRLAMWRGNGEWICRPLNNPATLQFNAFADTDPKGFGLVQTDHEFANYQDTVDWYSKRPSLWVEPTTAWGEGSIDLLEIPTTGETLDNIVAFWTPKKPVAAGDSLNYGYKLYWSALPPVGTPLARVHATRSGMGGFTEGWAPGEHYPPVWARRFAVDFTGGGLDRLPQGTGIEPVVTCSNGKVQDFSVLVLDDIKGYRILFDWYPTSDSVEPVELRLFIRTNDRTLSETWLYQYFPPAPDKRKYP
- a CDS encoding Bro-N domain-containing protein; amino-acid sequence: MPNHVQNLSESSDFFTPTIFTRHNRFLHAFMQDHEAWFCVQDLGRLMGYPLNERLTLKLDPDQRRHVLLRRDGEIIDCAMVSESGLYALLVHHFVPENRHLRQWLSHEVIPTLRETQSSPVENHPSLSSMHWAGVTVPLLHWQQQAWVKWRDAPELMHGQRPYPVLGTCS
- a CDS encoding type II toxin-antitoxin system PrlF family antitoxin; this translates as MSTTMTSKGQVTIPKPIRDALHLTPGSAIEFSVNDHGEVVLHSAKRESGKARAPDRFDAVRGKADIKWRTDDLMALLRGDD